The DNA segment GGCGCGGAGCCGGTGGGGACGCTGACGTAGCCACCGGCCTGGATGATCCGGTCGAAGGCCGTCCGGTCGACGACGAGGTCCTTGACCACCGGGAAGGCCGCCGCCCGCCACGGTTCGACGTCGATGGTGTCGCCGTCCTTGAAGGACCGCATGTGCAGCTGGCAGGTGGTGGTGCGCTCGGGGCCGTGGGCGTCGCCGTCGATAACCAGCGAGCAGGCGCCGCAGATGCCTTCGCGGCAGTCGTGGTCGAAGGCGACCGGGTCCTCGCCCTCGAGGGTGAGTTCCTCGTTGAGGGCGTCGAGCATCTCCAGGAAGGACATGTCGGGCGAGATGTCGTCCACTTCGTACGTGGACATGGCGCCGTCGGCGTCGGCGTTCTTCTGCCGCCAGACGCGCAGGGTGAGCTTCATGCGTAGCTCCGCTGGGTGGGGTGGACGTACTCGAAGACGAGGTCTTCCTTGTGCAGGACGGGGGCGTCACCGGTGCGGGTGAACTCCCAGGCTGCGGCGTAGGTGAACTCCTCGTCCCGGCGGGCGGCTTCGCCGTCGGGGCTCTGGGACTCCTCGCGGAAGTGGCCGCCGCAGGATTCGGCGCGGTGCAGTGCGTCGAGGCACATCAGCTCGGCGAGCTCGAGGTAGTCGACGATGCGGTTGGCCCGCTCCAGCGACTGGTTGAACTCCTCGCCGGTGCCGGGCACCTTGATCCGCCGCCAGAACTCCTCGCGGATCTGCGGGATGCGCTCCAGCGCTTTGCGCAGGCCGGAGTCGGTGCGGGCCATGCCGCAGAACTCCCACATGAGTCCGCCGAGTTCGCGGTGGAAGGAGTCGGGGGTGCGGTCGCCGTCGACGGACAGCAGCAGGTTCAGCCGGTCCTCGGTCTCGGCCAGTACCTCCTGCACCACCGGGTGGCCGGCATCCACCTCGGCCTTGTGCGGGTTGCGCGCCAGGTAGTCGTTGATGGTGGCCGGCAGGACGAAGTAGCCGTCGGCCAGGCCCTGCATCAGCGCGGAGGCACCGAGCCGGTTGGCGCCGTGGTCGGAGAAGTTGGCTTCGCCGATGGCGAACAGGCCGGGGACGGTGGTCTGCAGGTCGTAGTCGACCCACAGGCCGCCCATCGTGTAGTGCACGGCGGGGTAGATCCGCATCGGCACCCGGTAGGGGTCCTCGTCGGTGATCCGCCGGTACATGTCGAAGAGGTTTCCGTACTTGGACTCGACGGCCTCGCGGCCCATGCGCTCGACGGCGTCGGCGAAGTCCAGGTAGACACCCTGGCCGCCGGGGCCGACGCCCCTGCCCTCGTCGCAGACGTTCTTCGCGGCGCGGGAGGCGATGTCGCGGGGCACCAGGTTGCCGAAGGACGGGTAGATGCGCTCCAGGTAGTAGTCGCGCTCGTCCTCGGGGATCTTGTTCGGCGGGCGGTCGTCGCCCTTGGCCCTGGGCACCCAGATGCGGCCGTCGTTGCGCAGCGACTCGCTCATCAGCGTCAGCTTGGACTGGTGGTCGCCGGTACGCGGGATGCAGGTGGGGTGGATCTGGGTGAAGCAGGGGTTGGCGAAGTACGCGCCGCGCCGGTGCGCCCGCCAGACGGCGGTCGCGTTGGAGTTCATGGCGTTCGTCGACAGGTAGAAGACGTTGCCGTAGCCGCCGGTGGCGAGGACGACGGCGTCCGCGAAGTAGGTGTCGGTCTTCCCCGTGACCAGGTCCCGGACGACGATCCCGCGGGCCCGGCCGTCGACGACGATCAGGTCGAGCATCTCGGTGCGCGGGTGCATCTCGACGTTGCCGGCGGCGATCTGCCTCGAGAGTGCCTGGTAGGCGCCGAGGAGGAGCTGCTGGCCCGTCTGGCCGCGGGCGTAGAAGGTGCGGGAGACCTGGACGCCGCCGAAGGAGCGGGTGTCGAGCAGGCCGCCGTACTCACGGGCGAACGGCACGCCTTGGGCGACGCACTGGTCGATGATCTCGACGGAGATCTGTGCGAGGCGGCGCACGTTGGACTCGCGTGAGCGGAAGTCGCCACCCTTGACGGTGTCGTAGAAGAGGCGGTGCACGGAGTCGCCGTCATTGCGGTAGTTCTTCGCCGCGTTGATGCCGCCCTGCGCGGCGATGGAGTGGGCCCGGCGCGGGGAGTCCTGGTAGCAGAACTGGATCACGTGGTAACCCTGTTCGGCCAGCGTGGCACCGGCGGAGCCGCCGGCCAGGCCGGTACCGACGACGATGACGGTCTGCCGCCGCCGGTTGGCGGGGTTGACCAGCCTGGCCTCGAAGCGGCGCCTGTCCCAGCGCTCCTCGATCGGCCCGGACGGGGCCTTGGTGTCGACGACCGGCTCACCGGTCGTGTACTCGACATAGGTAGTCATATCAGCTCACCACTCCGGTCATGACGCCCACGGGGACGGCGAGGAAGCCGATCGTGAGCAGCAGCGCGAGGACGTTCGCCAGGTACTTCAGGGCGCGGTCGCGGGTGCGGCTGCCGACACCGAGGGTCTGGGCCGCGCTCCAGAAGCCGTGCCGGATGTGCAGGCCGAGGGCGAGCACCGCGATGCCGTAGACGACGTTGCCGTACCAGGTGGAGAAGGTGTCCACGACGTTCTGGTAGGGCTTGCCCGTCTCGAAGCCGCCGGAGTGCACGTGTCCGGTGGTCAGGTCGAGGATGTGCCAGACGATGAACAGGGCGAGGATGATCCCGCCCCAGCGCATGGTGCGCGTGGCGTAACCGGCCCGCGCCTTCTTGTGGACGTACCTGCTGGGACGCGCCCTGATGTCGCGACGGCTGAGCTGGTACGCGGAGACGGCGTGCGCGACGACCGCGACGACGAGCACGAGGCGGACCGCCCACAGGGCCCACTCGTGGTGCAGGAGGGGCTCGCCCAGGGTGCGCAGCCAGTGCGCGTACTCGTTGAACTCGAGCGCCCCGAAGTAGATCTTCAGGTTGCCGAGCATGTGGACGACCAGGTAGAGCAGCATGATCAGGCCGCTGACGGCCATCACTGTCTTCTTGCCGACGGTCGAGTCCCACACGGTGCGTGCCATGGACGGTCGTCGGTCCGTCCGCGTTGCCAGAGCC comes from the Streptomyces sp. KMM 9044 genome and includes:
- a CDS encoding succinate dehydrogenase/fumarate reductase iron-sulfur subunit; protein product: MKLTLRVWRQKNADADGAMSTYEVDDISPDMSFLEMLDALNEELTLEGEDPVAFDHDCREGICGACSLVIDGDAHGPERTTTCQLHMRSFKDGDTIDVEPWRAAAFPVVKDLVVDRTAFDRIIQAGGYVSVPTGSAPEAHATPVPKPDADLAFEHAECIGCGACVAACPNGAAMLFTSAKINHLNVLPQGAPERETRVLDMVSQMDDEGFGGCTLAGECATACPKGIPLTSITGMNKEWLRATARGAGR
- a CDS encoding fumarate reductase/succinate dehydrogenase flavoprotein subunit — encoded protein: MTTYVEYTTGEPVVDTKAPSGPIEERWDRRRFEARLVNPANRRRQTVIVVGTGLAGGSAGATLAEQGYHVIQFCYQDSPRRAHSIAAQGGINAAKNYRNDGDSVHRLFYDTVKGGDFRSRESNVRRLAQISVEIIDQCVAQGVPFAREYGGLLDTRSFGGVQVSRTFYARGQTGQQLLLGAYQALSRQIAAGNVEMHPRTEMLDLIVVDGRARGIVVRDLVTGKTDTYFADAVVLATGGYGNVFYLSTNAMNSNATAVWRAHRRGAYFANPCFTQIHPTCIPRTGDHQSKLTLMSESLRNDGRIWVPRAKGDDRPPNKIPEDERDYYLERIYPSFGNLVPRDIASRAAKNVCDEGRGVGPGGQGVYLDFADAVERMGREAVESKYGNLFDMYRRITDEDPYRVPMRIYPAVHYTMGGLWVDYDLQTTVPGLFAIGEANFSDHGANRLGASALMQGLADGYFVLPATINDYLARNPHKAEVDAGHPVVQEVLAETEDRLNLLLSVDGDRTPDSFHRELGGLMWEFCGMARTDSGLRKALERIPQIREEFWRRIKVPGTGEEFNQSLERANRIVDYLELAELMCLDALHRAESCGGHFREESQSPDGEAARRDEEFTYAAAWEFTRTGDAPVLHKEDLVFEYVHPTQRSYA
- a CDS encoding succinate dehydrogenase, whose amino-acid sequence is MARTVWDSTVGKKTVMAVSGLIMLLYLVVHMLGNLKIYFGALEFNEYAHWLRTLGEPLLHHEWALWAVRLVLVVAVVAHAVSAYQLSRRDIRARPSRYVHKKARAGYATRTMRWGGIILALFIVWHILDLTTGHVHSGGFETGKPYQNVVDTFSTWYGNVVYGIAVLALGLHIRHGFWSAAQTLGVGSRTRDRALKYLANVLALLLTIGFLAVPVGVMTGVVS